One Bacteroidales bacterium genomic window carries:
- a CDS encoding RnfABCDGE type electron transport complex subunit D: MNKKLITVSLSPHSYGDESVKKIMYGVIIALLPALAVSLYYYGIGALIVTMVAIVSCVGFEYLIQKFLLKQKPSICDGSAIITGLLLAFNVPSNLPIWIIIIGALVAIGIGKMSFGGLGNNPFNPALVGRVFLLISFPVQMTSWPLPIISRMSYLDAVTGATPLAIIKEGIYNNEQVSDIMTNIPSHMQMFMGQMGGSLGEIAGFALLIGFIYLLIKKIITWHIPVTVLGTIAVFTGILWLINPQQNADPLFHILTGGALLGAIFMATDYATSPMTIKGMIIFGIGIGIITVVIRVFGAYPEGVSFAILIMNAFVPLINTYIKPKRFGEKI; this comes from the coding sequence ATGAATAAAAAATTAATTACAGTTTCGTTATCTCCTCACAGCTATGGAGATGAATCAGTTAAAAAAATAATGTATGGTGTTATAATAGCACTATTACCGGCTTTAGCTGTATCATTATATTATTATGGAATAGGTGCTTTAATTGTAACCATGGTTGCTATTGTTTCATGTGTTGGTTTTGAATATTTGATCCAAAAATTTTTGTTAAAACAAAAACCATCAATTTGTGATGGTTCAGCAATAATAACAGGTTTATTATTAGCTTTTAATGTTCCCAGCAATTTGCCGATATGGATTATTATTATCGGTGCTCTCGTTGCTATTGGTATTGGTAAAATGTCATTCGGCGGATTAGGTAATAATCCTTTTAATCCTGCTTTAGTCGGACGAGTATTTTTATTAATTTCTTTCCCTGTACAAATGACAAGCTGGCCCTTGCCAATAATTTCAAGAATGTCATATCTTGATGCAGTTACAGGTGCAACTCCTCTTGCAATAATAAAAGAAGGAATATATAATAATGAACAAGTATCTGATATTATGACAAATATTCCATCTCATATGCAAATGTTTATGGGACAAATGGGAGGCTCATTAGGAGAAATTGCAGGATTTGCCTTATTAATCGGTTTTATATATTTACTGATAAAAAAAATAATAACATGGCATATTCCTGTTACAGTATTAGGAACTATTGCTGTTTTTACAGGAATATTATGGTTGATAAATCCACAGCAAAATGCCGACCCTTTATTTCATATATTAACAGGAGGTGCATTACTCGGTGCAATTTTTATGGCAACTGATTATGCTACATCGCCAATGACAATAAAAGGAATGATAATATTTGGAATAGGAATTGGAATAATTACAGTTGTAATTCGTGTATTCGGAGCATACCCTGAAGGGGTATCATTTGCTATTTTAATTATGAATGCTTTTGTTCCGTTAATTAATACTTATATCAAACCAAAAAGATTTGGCGAAAAAATTTAA
- a CDS encoding RnfABCDGE type electron transport complex subunit G: protein MAKKESSFLNMVLTLFLVTLIASAALGYVYELTKDPIAQAKMSKKTEAIKQVVPEFNNIPSDEGFSVFADGDSLKFYPAKKDGELVGTAIETFTNNGFSGNIKLMVGLLPDGSIYDIAVIEHKETPGLGDKMEKKKSNFSEQFKGKNPDNFKIKVTKDGGDVDAITASTISSRAYCDAVLRAYNNYIKEGGNK, encoded by the coding sequence ATGGCTAAAAAAGAATCCTCATTTTTAAATATGGTACTAACTTTATTTTTAGTTACCTTGATTGCCTCTGCTGCATTAGGATACGTATATGAACTTACCAAAGACCCTATTGCTCAAGCTAAAATGTCGAAAAAAACAGAAGCTATAAAACAGGTTGTCCCTGAATTTAATAATATTCCAAGTGATGAAGGTTTTTCAGTATTTGCAGATGGAGATTCATTAAAATTTTATCCTGCCAAAAAGGACGGAGAACTTGTTGGAACAGCTATCGAAACCTTTACGAATAATGGTTTTAGCGGAAACATTAAATTAATGGTTGGTTTATTACCGGACGGTTCAATTTATGATATTGCTGTAATTGAGCATAAAGAAACTCCTGGACTCGGAGATAAAATGGAAAAGAAAAAATCAAATTTCAGTGAACAATTTAAAGGAAAAAATCCTGATAATTTTAAAATAAAAGTAACAAAAGACGGTGGTGATGTAGATGCTATTACAGCTTCAACTATTAGTTCACGTGCATATTGCGATGCCGTATTGCGGGCTTATAACAATTATATTAAAGAAGGAGGAAACAAATAA
- a CDS encoding electron transport complex subunit E has product MNQWKNFTKGFLKDNPVFVLFLGLCPTLGVTTSAINGLGMGLATTFVLLMSNLVVSLIKNVIPDKVRIPSFIVIIASFVTIVELTMQAYVPDLFDALGLFIPLIVVNCVILGRAEAFASKNSFLSSALDGLGMGLGFALALTVLGAVREILGSGAIFGYKFISGDGMLVFVLAPGAFIALGYMIVLVNKINKKTA; this is encoded by the coding sequence ATGAACCAATGGAAAAATTTTACTAAAGGATTTCTAAAAGATAATCCGGTATTTGTACTTTTTCTGGGACTATGTCCTACACTTGGAGTAACCACTTCTGCTATTAATGGTTTAGGAATGGGATTAGCAACAACATTTGTATTATTAATGTCAAATTTAGTTGTATCTCTAATAAAAAATGTAATTCCTGATAAAGTCAGAATTCCTTCATTTATTGTTATAATTGCCTCTTTTGTAACGATTGTTGAATTAACCATGCAGGCTTACGTTCCTGATTTGTTTGATGCTTTAGGATTATTTATTCCCTTAATTGTAGTTAACTGCGTTATTCTTGGAAGAGCTGAAGCATTTGCTTCAAAAAATTCATTTTTATCCTCTGCACTTGATGGTTTAGGAATGGGATTAGGATTTGCTCTGGCACTAACAGTTCTTGGAGCAGTACGCGAAATATTAGGAAGCGGAGCAATTTTTGGTTATAAATTCATTAGCGGCGATGGCATGCTTGTTTTTGTTCTTGCTCCCGGAGCATTTATTGCTTTAGGATATATGATTGTTTTAGTAAATAAGATAAATAAAAAAACAGCTTAA
- the rsxA gene encoding electron transport complex subunit RsxA — MEYILIIISAVFVNNIVLAQFLGVCPFIGVSNKVDTSIGMSGAVAFVMVIATIVTYLLQKYVLDAFGISYMRTITFILVIASLVQLVEIILKKASPALYQALGIFLPLITTNCAVLGVAVLAVQKDYNLMESVVFAIANAIGFGLALVTFAGLREHLELMNVPKAIKGVPISFVIAGILALAFMGFAGIV, encoded by the coding sequence ATGGAATATATATTAATAATTATATCGGCAGTATTTGTAAACAACATAGTTTTAGCACAATTCCTTGGGGTATGTCCTTTTATCGGAGTTTCAAATAAAGTTGACACATCAATAGGTATGTCAGGTGCAGTAGCATTTGTAATGGTAATTGCAACAATAGTTACATATTTGCTTCAGAAATATGTACTTGATGCTTTTGGAATTTCATATATGAGAACTATTACTTTCATTTTAGTTATTGCTTCATTAGTACAGTTAGTAGAAATTATATTAAAAAAAGCAAGCCCCGCATTATATCAGGCATTAGGAATTTTTCTTCCACTAATTACAACAAACTGTGCCGTTCTCGGTGTAGCAGTATTAGCTGTACAAAAAGATTATAATTTAATGGAAAGTGTAGTTTTCGCCATAGCTAATGCAATAGGTTTTGGATTAGCACTTGTTACTTTTGCAGGATTAAGAGAACATCTTGAATTAATGAATGTACCTAAAGCAATAAAAGGTGTTCCTATTTCATTTGTCATTGCAGGAATTCTGGCACTTGCTTTTATGGGATTTGCAGGGATTGTATAA